A single genomic interval of Hevea brasiliensis isolate MT/VB/25A 57/8 chromosome 4, ASM3005281v1, whole genome shotgun sequence harbors:
- the LOC110640718 gene encoding uncharacterized protein LOC110640718 gives MHYSMEPTAEAKYAAFEEKVKRTIFVDNLSPQVTEPVLKKALDQFGTVESVSFIPNYLEAGNIPCCALVEMENAEKAKKVISSITQFPFMMAGMPRPVRGRLAEAEMFDDRPVKPGRKIHCRWLDPSDPDFEVAKKLKYLTQKHAAEASFLLKQQLNREEKLHNQQVETLKANFKKYEMIIGVLSDKTAQNLADHYGMRISDDS, from the exons ATGCACTATAGCATGGAGCCTACAGCTGAAGCAAAGTATGCTGCATTTGAAGAAAAAGTGAAGCGGACAATTTTTGTTGACAACCTCTCACCACAAGTTACTGAACCTGTCTTAAAAAAGGCTTTAGATCAGTTTGGAACTGTTGAGAGTGTAAGCTTTATTCCAAACTACTTGGAAGCTGGGAACATCCCTTGTTGTGCTTTGGTAGAGATGGAGAATGCTGAGAAAGCCAAAAAAGTTATCTCATCAATAACCCAATTTCCTTTCATGATGGCTGGGATGCCAAGACCTGTGAGGGGCCGTCTTGCTGAAGCTGAGATGTTTGATGATCGCCCAGTGAAGCCTGGTAGAAAGATACATTGCCGTTGGTTAGACCCAAGTGACCCTGATTTTGAGGTGGCAAAGAAACTGAAGTACCTTACCCAAAAGCATGCTGCTgaagcttctttcttgctcaag CAACAACTGAACAGAGAAGAGAAGCTACATAATCAACAGGTGGAGACCCTAAAAGCAAATTTTAAGAAGTATGAGATGATAATAGGTGTCTTGAGTGATAAAACTGCCCAAAATTTGGCGGATCATTATGGCATGAGAATTTCAGATGATTCGTAG